A single Arachidicoccus sp. BS20 DNA region contains:
- a CDS encoding DUF3822 family protein, producing MLQKTFDVHQGKIPDGFLHLEVGAAHVALTAFDENKIASHNFEFYSFDANDDFENVLSQIYAQSSFLKHDYQQVKIVWENARAQYIPVSFYNDSMKDLVYPFVENSLVQQKRLLQKNDVFAVPFSVDEERWNLLHKTFPQAKDAHKYYEIIEQSFASPNDNKLHLLVIFYPEHFIIKANKNGKLQFINAVNFSSGTDVVYYLLNATKQLVTSISDTLATLSGLIDGDSTLFQEIYKYIPHIDVDSAENAAFLKENFGEYPSHFFVPFFKYA from the coding sequence ATGTTGCAAAAAACTTTTGACGTTCATCAGGGAAAAATACCGGACGGTTTTCTTCATTTGGAAGTCGGCGCGGCGCACGTTGCGCTCACGGCTTTTGATGAAAATAAAATCGCTTCGCACAATTTTGAGTTTTACAGTTTCGATGCGAATGATGATTTTGAAAATGTATTGTCGCAGATTTATGCGCAATCATCCTTCTTAAAACACGATTACCAACAAGTAAAAATTGTTTGGGAAAATGCCCGTGCGCAGTACATTCCTGTAAGTTTTTATAACGATTCCATGAAAGATTTAGTTTATCCTTTCGTAGAAAATAGCTTGGTACAACAAAAAAGATTACTGCAAAAAAATGATGTGTTTGCTGTTCCGTTTTCAGTTGATGAAGAACGTTGGAATCTATTGCACAAAACATTTCCGCAAGCAAAAGATGCACACAAATATTATGAAATTATTGAACAGTCTTTTGCTTCTCCGAACGATAACAAACTACATTTATTGGTCATTTTTTATCCCGAACATTTCATCATCAAGGCAAATAAAAACGGGAAATTGCAGTTTATTAATGCCGTAAATTTTTCTTCGGGAACAGATGTTGTTTATTATTTGCTGAATGCTACAAAGCAGCTTGTGACAAGCATTTCAGACACTTTGGCAACTTTATCGGGATTGATTGACGGCGACTCGACTTTGTTTCAGGAAATTTATAAATACATTCCGCATATTGATGTTGACAGCGCAGAAAATGCAGCGTTTTTAAAAGAAAATTTCGGCGAATATCCGTCACATTTTTTTGTACCGTTTTTTAAATACGCATGA
- a CDS encoding ArsC family reductase codes for MYEIYGIKNCNTMKKAFDYLNAHKIPYEFHDYKKLGISAEKLKEWASQVGWEKLLNKQGTTWRSLDEETKNAITNEKKAVALMQEKTSVIKRPVIELGNEIVIIGFEENLYNAIHWKH; via the coding sequence ATGTACGAAATCTACGGTATTAAAAATTGCAACACGATGAAGAAAGCGTTTGATTATCTGAACGCGCACAAGATTCCTTATGAATTTCACGATTATAAAAAGCTTGGCATTTCGGCTGAAAAGCTGAAGGAATGGGCTTCTCAGGTTGGTTGGGAAAAATTATTGAACAAACAAGGAACAACCTGGCGCAGTCTGGACGAAGAAACCAAAAACGCTATTACGAATGAAAAGAAAGCTGTTGCATTGATGCAGGAAAAAACAAGTGTTATAAAACGTCCCGTAATTGAACTTGGCAATGAAATTGTAATAATAGGTTTTGAAGAAAACTTGTACAACGCTATTCATTGGAAACATTAA
- a CDS encoding pyridoxine 5'-phosphate synthase, with translation MENEIQKFEVYIWKPKQTKLSVNINKIAVLRNSRGGNNPNVTQAAIDAQRFGADGITVHPRPDERHIRYSDVREIKKIITTEFNIEGNCREQKFIDLVLEVKPDQVTLVPDAIGQITSNHGWDTIKNQDYLKEMVAVFQKENIRVSIFVDPIVEMVEAAKTTGTDRIELYTESYATNYLVDKNKAIKEYIKAAHRAQVLGLGLNAGHDLDLHNLKFFKQNIPYLDEVSIGHALIADAIYLGFENTIQMYKRQISEP, from the coding sequence ATGGAAAATGAAATACAAAAATTTGAAGTATATATTTGGAAACCAAAGCAGACTAAGCTCAGTGTAAACATCAATAAAATCGCTGTGTTGCGCAACAGCCGCGGCGGCAACAATCCGAATGTAACGCAGGCTGCGATTGACGCGCAGCGTTTTGGCGCAGACGGAATTACCGTACATCCGCGTCCTGATGAACGCCACATTCGTTACAGCGATGTGCGTGAAATAAAGAAAATTATCACAACGGAATTTAATATCGAGGGCAATTGCCGCGAGCAAAAATTTATTGATTTGGTGTTGGAAGTTAAGCCCGACCAGGTTACTTTAGTTCCTGATGCTATCGGACAAATCACAAGTAATCACGGTTGGGATACAATAAAAAATCAGGATTATTTAAAAGAAATGGTTGCCGTTTTTCAGAAAGAAAATATCCGCGTGAGCATTTTTGTGGACCCGATTGTTGAAATGGTCGAAGCTGCGAAAACTACAGGAACGGACAGAATAGAATTGTACACGGAAAGCTATGCAACAAATTATTTAGTTGATAAAAATAAGGCAATTAAAGAATATATAAAAGCCGCGCATCGTGCGCAGGTATTGGGTTTGGGCTTGAACGCAGGACATGATTTGGACTTGCACAACCTGAAATTTTTCAAGCAAAACATTCCTTATCTTGATGAAGTTTCTATCGGTCATGCGTTAATTGCAGATGCAATTTATTTAGGATTTGAGAATACGATTCAGATGTATAAAAGACAAATATCTGAACCATGA
- a CDS encoding sugar kinase, whose amino-acid sequence MSKVFCFGEILLRMSLSENWRHDSIIKSYVGGAEANVAFALSAWNIPVKYCSAFPENFVAEKIIAYLEEKNIDTSASIRSGNRIGLYYLQQGSDLKSAGTTYDRAHSSFAELQPNTIDWNEKLKEVSHVHLTAISPAVSQSAADVCGELLKAAKQKNITVSLDLNYREKLWKYGKEPIDVMPALANYADIIMGNIWAANKMLGIELSNNISNFSLQNDFLQEAEKSSKLIMSQFPACKTVVNTFRFNQENETVRYFATVCNKKEFVHSKEKIYDNIVDKAGTGDCFMAGVIYGLYKKKSLQQTVDFATGAAIGKLYEIGDHTNQRVEDIERRINKIE is encoded by the coding sequence ATGAGTAAAGTTTTTTGTTTCGGAGAGATATTGTTACGAATGTCGTTGTCGGAAAACTGGCGACACGATTCCATTATTAAGTCTTATGTAGGCGGCGCGGAAGCCAATGTGGCTTTTGCTTTGAGCGCATGGAACATTCCTGTAAAATATTGCAGTGCATTTCCCGAAAACTTTGTTGCGGAAAAAATTATTGCTTATCTCGAAGAAAAAAATATTGATACTTCTGCGAGTATCAGAAGTGGCAATCGCATCGGTTTGTATTATTTACAACAAGGCTCTGATTTGAAAAGCGCGGGCACAACTTATGACCGAGCACACTCTTCTTTCGCTGAATTGCAACCGAATACTATTGATTGGAACGAAAAATTGAAAGAGGTGTCTCACGTACATTTGACGGCAATTTCGCCTGCTGTTTCACAAAGTGCGGCGGATGTTTGCGGAGAATTATTAAAAGCTGCGAAGCAAAAAAATATCACGGTTTCGCTCGATTTGAACTATCGTGAAAAACTGTGGAAGTACGGAAAAGAACCGATTGATGTGATGCCTGCGCTTGCCAATTATGCCGATATTATCATGGGGAATATTTGGGCGGCAAATAAAATGTTGGGCATTGAATTAAGTAATAATATAAGTAATTTTTCTTTACAGAATGATTTTCTGCAAGAAGCAGAAAAGTCTTCAAAGTTAATCATGTCGCAGTTCCCAGCGTGTAAAACGGTTGTTAATACTTTTCGTTTTAATCAGGAAAATGAAACTGTAAGATATTTTGCTACAGTTTGTAATAAGAAGGAATTTGTTCATTCCAAAGAAAAAATATACGACAATATTGTGGATAAAGCCGGCACCGGCGATTGCTTTATGGCAGGTGTAATTTATGGTTTGTACAAAAAAAAATCTTTACAGCAAACTGTTGATTTTGCAACCGGCGCAGCTATCGGGAAGTTGTATGAAATTGGCGACCACACGAATCAACGTGTAGAAGATATTGAAAGAAGAATAAATAAAATTGAATAG
- a CDS encoding MFS transporter — protein sequence MSVTEKVGKFRWTICALLFAATTINYLDRQVLSLLAPSLSKQYHWSNSDYANISGIFQLVYAIALLFAGRFVDKVGTKKGYSWALIIWSLGAMIHALAIPIGTKLSVVLGWIGIAGIPVSVLGFLFGRSVLAIGESGNFPAAIKTTAEYFPKKDRAYATGIFNSGANIGAILAPLTVPWIEKNWGWQSAFIIIGAAGFVWLIFWKIYYEKPEQQKRLSAAELSYINSDDADEIKVVSEKTKVRWAELLKYNQTWSFFIGKFLTDGVWWFFLFWLPKYLNDQYGIKDMQVMLPLAVLYTMTMFGSIFGGWFPIYFIKKTGCKPYDGRMRAMLIIALFPLLVLLAQPLGAYSFWIPVILIGVGASAHQAWSANIFTTVSDMFPKKAVASVTGIGGLAGGVGGYLVTKISGWLFDYYKAQGHLATGYTIVFAFCAIAYLLAWIIMKSLVPKYKLITDL from the coding sequence ATGAGCGTAACCGAAAAAGTTGGAAAATTTCGATGGACAATTTGTGCATTGCTGTTTGCCGCTACCACAATCAATTATCTGGACAGGCAAGTATTGAGCTTGCTTGCGCCAAGTTTGTCAAAGCAGTACCACTGGTCAAATTCGGATTATGCCAACATTTCGGGGATTTTCCAATTAGTATATGCGATTGCTTTATTGTTTGCCGGGAGATTTGTGGATAAAGTCGGAACGAAAAAAGGTTATTCCTGGGCGTTAATTATCTGGTCGCTCGGTGCGATGATTCATGCACTCGCAATTCCTATCGGGACAAAACTATCCGTTGTGTTAGGATGGATTGGCATCGCCGGCATTCCCGTTTCGGTATTGGGTTTTCTGTTTGGTCGTTCCGTGCTGGCTATTGGCGAATCGGGCAATTTTCCTGCTGCTATCAAAACAACGGCAGAATATTTCCCTAAAAAAGACAGAGCTTACGCAACAGGCATTTTTAATTCGGGAGCTAATATTGGTGCGATACTCGCTCCATTGACTGTGCCCTGGATTGAGAAGAATTGGGGCTGGCAGTCAGCGTTTATCATCATTGGCGCTGCGGGATTTGTCTGGCTTATTTTCTGGAAGATTTATTATGAAAAACCGGAACAACAGAAGCGGCTTTCTGCAGCAGAACTCAGTTATATCAACAGCGATGATGCCGATGAAATAAAAGTGGTTTCTGAAAAAACAAAGGTTCGTTGGGCTGAATTGTTAAAGTACAATCAGACATGGTCTTTTTTTATCGGTAAATTTTTAACCGATGGCGTGTGGTGGTTTTTCCTGTTTTGGTTGCCGAAATACCTGAACGACCAATATGGTATTAAAGATATGCAAGTGATGTTGCCGTTGGCTGTGTTGTACACCATGACGATGTTTGGCAGTATTTTCGGTGGCTGGTTTCCCATTTATTTTATTAAGAAAACAGGTTGCAAACCTTATGATGGTCGTATGCGTGCCATGTTGATTATTGCTTTATTCCCTTTATTGGTTTTGTTGGCGCAACCTTTGGGCGCGTATAGTTTTTGGATTCCCGTAATTTTGATTGGTGTTGGCGCCTCGGCACATCAGGCATGGTCGGCAAATATTTTTACTACTGTTTCCGATATGTTTCCAAAGAAAGCTGTCGCGAGCGTTACCGGTATTGGCGGACTTGCAGGCGGTGTAGGCGGCTACTTGGTTACGAAAATAAGCGGTTGGTTATTTGATTATTACAAAGCGCAGGGGCATCTTGCAACCGGCTATACTATTGTGTTTGCATTCTGTGCAATCGCCTATTTGCTGGCTTGGATTATTATGAAAAGTTTGGTTCCGAAATATAAATTAATAACGGATTTATAA
- a CDS encoding serine hydrolase domain-containing protein has protein sequence MKRIFMMRKTVYLFAVAFLFIHAGFAQTKVVNHLSQIKMNNYNLEDTIYKYTNFYPDGTQLAIAFIENGKVKFFRGIVKQNDTLKDIDNANSVFGIGSITKVFTSTLLARAVVNHQVSLDETVDKILGYPLKDNVQITLKQLSNHTSGLPGLSNKIWAIADKGSNNPYANFSDADLKTDLTDSLKLQSVPGTKYAYSNFGAGLLAYLLSKVEKKPYEEMLQQQIFEPLKMNHSTTNRNEIKNYLVEGLNVNGDTARLWEFSEIYKGCGSIYSSVNDLSKFVVDNFNQNEVNNLLHQPTFQINTVNSIALGWNKNVIPNYTYYWHNGGVEGYRSCLIMDIEKKNAIIVLSNVSAFHPKNDMIDALCFELFKVTDK, from the coding sequence ATGAAAAGAATTTTTATGATGCGGAAAACAGTTTATTTATTTGCGGTTGCGTTTCTCTTTATTCATGCGGGTTTCGCACAAACGAAGGTTGTCAATCATCTTTCTCAAATAAAAATGAATAACTATAATTTGGAAGATACTATTTATAAATACACGAATTTTTATCCGGACGGAACGCAGCTTGCAATTGCGTTTATCGAAAACGGAAAAGTGAAATTTTTCCGCGGTATCGTTAAACAAAATGATACGCTGAAAGATATTGATAATGCAAATTCTGTTTTCGGAATCGGTTCGATTACGAAAGTTTTTACTTCCACTTTATTGGCTCGTGCAGTTGTGAATCATCAGGTAAGTTTGGATGAAACGGTCGACAAAATTTTAGGTTATCCATTAAAAGATAATGTGCAGATAACGCTGAAACAGTTGTCCAATCACACATCGGGCTTGCCGGGCTTATCAAATAAAATTTGGGCAATTGCCGATAAAGGCAGTAATAATCCTTATGCAAATTTTTCGGATGCAGATTTAAAAACAGATTTGACGGACAGTTTGAAATTGCAATCCGTGCCGGGAACAAAATATGCCTATTCAAATTTCGGCGCAGGTTTGTTGGCTTATTTATTGTCGAAAGTTGAAAAGAAACCATACGAAGAAATGTTGCAGCAGCAAATTTTCGAGCCATTAAAAATGAATCATTCCACAACAAATAGAAATGAAATAAAAAATTATTTGGTTGAAGGATTGAACGTAAATGGCGACACAGCAAGGCTTTGGGAGTTTTCGGAAATTTATAAAGGTTGCGGTTCAATTTATTCTTCGGTAAATGATTTGTCGAAATTTGTGGTGGATAATTTTAATCAAAACGAAGTAAATAATTTATTGCATCAGCCGACTTTCCAAATCAATACTGTTAATTCTATTGCGTTGGGATGGAATAAAAATGTAATTCCGAATTATACTTATTATTGGCACAACGGCGGCGTTGAGGGTTATCGTTCCTGTTTGATAATGGATATTGAAAAGAAAAACGCGATAATTGTATTGAGTAATGTTTCGGCATTTCATCCTAAAAATGATATGATTGATGCGCTGTGTTTTGAACTTTTTAAAGTAACAGATAAATAG
- a CDS encoding RsmD family RNA methyltransferase: MRIISGKFGGRKINPPAKMPYTRPTTDIAKEGLFNILQNRMSFEDIKTLDLFGGTGAISYELASRGANDLTIIEKDATMSEFIKQNIALLKIENARVLRLDVFQYLESCTDEFDFIFAGPPYALGTIDEIPKLIMEKKLIAEDGYFVLEHTPRNDYKDFKGYSFQRNYGTTIFSFFEKS; the protein is encoded by the coding sequence ATGAGAATTATATCAGGAAAATTCGGCGGAAGAAAAATAAACCCGCCTGCGAAAATGCCTTACACGCGCCCGACAACGGACATTGCGAAAGAAGGCTTGTTCAACATTTTGCAAAACCGCATGAGCTTTGAAGATATCAAAACGCTTGACTTGTTCGGCGGCACAGGCGCAATCAGTTATGAACTTGCTTCGCGTGGTGCCAATGATTTAACAATTATTGAAAAGGATGCAACGATGTCTGAATTTATCAAACAAAATATTGCGTTATTGAAAATCGAGAATGCGCGTGTGTTGCGTTTGGATGTGTTTCAATATCTCGAAAGTTGCACCGATGAATTTGATTTTATTTTTGCGGGACCTCCTTACGCGCTCGGAACAATTGATGAAATTCCTAAACTCATTATGGAAAAAAAGCTGATTGCGGAAGACGGTTATTTTGTGCTGGAACATACGCCACGCAACGATTACAAAGATTTTAAAGGTTACAGTTTTCAAAGAAATTACGGCACTACAATTTTTTCTTTTTTTGAAAAATCATAG
- a CDS encoding bifunctional 4-hydroxy-2-oxoglutarate aldolase/2-dehydro-3-deoxy-phosphogluconate aldolase has translation MNNKIFEAIKQQGILPLYFHPNEEVSLNVMKALYSAGIRIVEYTNRGGEALSNFKKIIEAKSQDFPEMILGVGTIKNSDDAENYLDAGADFLVSPCYSKEVWKVVKSREATWIPGCMTPTEINNAELKSVKFVKLFPGHLLQPAFVSAVKDLFPGMNFMPTGGVDMDEKNIEDWFKSGVVAVGMGSKLISKKLMQSEDYDAIKSLAKKALDIVQSVKNKL, from the coding sequence ATGAACAATAAAATTTTTGAAGCCATCAAGCAGCAAGGCATTCTTCCATTGTATTTTCATCCAAATGAAGAAGTTAGTTTGAATGTGATGAAAGCCTTATACAGCGCGGGTATCCGTATTGTGGAATATACCAATCGCGGCGGTGAGGCGCTGAGTAATTTTAAAAAAATAATTGAAGCGAAGAGTCAAGATTTTCCTGAAATGATTTTAGGCGTAGGCACTATTAAAAATTCCGATGACGCAGAAAATTATTTAGACGCCGGCGCTGATTTTTTGGTTTCGCCTTGTTATTCAAAAGAAGTCTGGAAAGTGGTAAAAAGTCGTGAAGCTACGTGGATTCCGGGTTGTATGACGCCGACGGAAATCAATAATGCAGAATTGAAAAGCGTCAAATTTGTCAAACTATTTCCCGGTCATTTGTTGCAGCCTGCTTTCGTATCTGCCGTAAAAGATTTGTTTCCCGGGATGAATTTTATGCCTACAGGCGGTGTGGATATGGATGAAAAAAATATCGAGGATTGGTTTAAGTCCGGCGTAGTTGCTGTTGGAATGGGCAGTAAATTAATCAGTAAAAAGTTGATGCAGAGTGAAGATTATGACGCGATAAAATCACTTGCGAAAAAAGCTTTGGATATTGTTCAATCAGTAAAAAATAAATTATGA
- a CDS encoding AsmA family protein codes for MNETKTNRWKRLPKGLRIVVIVFVSFLLLNVLAWFGTSWYIHSHKQELLQKISAKVSENLNGNFHINDMEPVLLRGFPNLAVELNGVTLSDSLYTTYHINLIDVQSAYVKLNIFSLLTRHPKIIKVTLANGTFHLFSDSTFSNGYLLKFKRSKDSASKKKNNNRIDFENFGLQNITFNIENKTKPKQLLFTVNSMNGSIHSSETGMDIHADSKIHVAQLGFNLNKGGYLSNKNIDADFHLLFHKEKKDLSMPVQRVKINGTTLLIGADFNFGNNPQIYSLNIHAPSIGFKDAVSILTQKLQKTLQPFNLKNNLSVKATVDGHLSGPDDPVVLAKWQVKNNDFTAPFGVMQNATFTGAYYNNVIPNQGHGDDNSQIALDSLNALFYGIPVKMKDVRMFNLTHPLLDFKLTSDFPVEKLNGISGSTFFFDSGRTNININYHGGIVPQDTLGHTLTGKIHIENAAFFYVPSNIHFQKGNVNLVFDKHNLILDNTTLATLKSDISMSGSASNFMNLYFTNPGKIVFNWNVESKHLALDEFKGMIDAPKKTGSKNSNQSLENINEKLEYIMRNSTANLHLRVANIAYKTFSAHDLDATANLSPDNLSLNNANVKFAGGNIHATISAAQGRSEVPFRMKANAQGVDVDKLFTAFADFGQSSLTAKNIDGSFSANVDVQGNLTQQADLVKNSLNGKISFVLTDGHLINYKPLLSVQKYVFKKRDLANVAFKTIRNNFSISDGKITIPPMTIASNVIELNLQGVYAIDKGTDIGIDVPLRDPQKAEERRAQGKKVRKGIVVHLRARDDVSGKVRLVWDPFHKAPQKEDMNND; via the coding sequence ATGAATGAAACAAAAACAAATCGCTGGAAACGCCTGCCTAAAGGGCTTCGCATCGTTGTGATTGTTTTTGTTTCTTTTTTGTTGTTGAATGTCTTAGCATGGTTTGGAACATCGTGGTACATCCATTCACACAAACAGGAACTGCTGCAAAAAATATCTGCAAAGGTTAGCGAAAACCTCAACGGAAATTTTCATATCAACGATATGGAGCCTGTGTTGCTGCGCGGCTTTCCCAATCTTGCTGTTGAGTTGAACGGCGTTACGTTAAGCGACAGTTTGTACACAACTTATCACATTAACTTGATTGATGTACAATCGGCTTATGTAAAGCTGAATATTTTTTCTTTGCTCACAAGGCATCCGAAAATTATTAAAGTAACATTGGCAAACGGCACTTTTCATTTGTTTAGCGATTCAACTTTCAGCAATGGTTATCTGCTGAAATTCAAGCGCAGTAAGGATTCTGCGAGTAAGAAGAAAAATAATAACAGAATTGATTTTGAAAATTTCGGCTTGCAGAATATTACGTTCAATATAGAAAATAAAACCAAACCGAAACAATTGTTGTTTACTGTAAACAGCATGAACGGTAGCATTCATTCTTCCGAAACCGGCATGGATATTCACGCCGATTCAAAAATTCATGTGGCGCAGCTTGGCTTTAATCTGAACAAAGGCGGCTATTTAAGTAATAAAAATATTGATGCAGATTTTCATTTACTTTTTCATAAAGAAAAGAAAGATTTATCCATGCCCGTACAGCGAGTAAAGATTAATGGAACAACTTTATTGATTGGTGCAGACTTTAATTTCGGCAATAATCCGCAAATATATTCGCTCAATATCCATGCGCCTTCGATTGGTTTTAAAGATGCTGTTTCCATTCTCACACAGAAGCTGCAAAAAACCTTGCAACCATTTAACCTTAAAAATAATCTTTCCGTAAAAGCCACGGTTGACGGGCATTTGAGCGGACCGGACGATCCTGTTGTTCTTGCAAAATGGCAAGTAAAAAACAATGATTTTACCGCGCCGTTTGGCGTGATGCAAAATGCGACATTCACAGGCGCTTATTACAACAATGTGATTCCGAATCAAGGACATGGCGATGATAATTCACAGATTGCTTTAGATTCTTTAAATGCCTTGTTTTACGGCATTCCCGTTAAAATGAAAGATGTACGAATGTTTAATTTGACGCATCCCTTGCTGGATTTCAAACTGACTTCGGACTTCCCTGTTGAGAAACTGAACGGCATTTCCGGCAGTACATTTTTCTTCGACAGTGGCAGGACAAATATTAATATAAATTATCATGGAGGCATTGTTCCGCAAGATACTTTGGGGCACACACTCACAGGAAAAATTCATATAGAAAATGCAGCGTTTTTCTACGTTCCAAGCAATATTCATTTTCAAAAAGGAAATGTAAATCTCGTTTTTGATAAGCATAATTTGATACTTGATAACACCACTTTAGCTACGCTGAAAAGCGATATAAGCATGAGCGGTTCAGCTTCAAATTTTATGAATTTGTATTTTACCAACCCCGGCAAAATCGTATTTAACTGGAATGTTGAAAGCAAACATTTGGCGTTGGACGAATTTAAAGGAATGATTGATGCGCCTAAGAAAACGGGCAGTAAAAACAGCAATCAGTCGCTGGAAAATATCAACGAAAAATTAGAGTACATTATGCGCAACAGCACCGCAAATCTGCATTTGCGCGTAGCGAATATTGCTTATAAAACTTTTTCCGCTCATGATTTAGACGCTACGGCAAATCTTTCGCCCGACAATCTTTCGTTGAACAATGCAAATGTAAAATTTGCCGGCGGAAATATCCATGCAACTATTTCCGCGGCGCAGGGCAGGAGCGAAGTGCCTTTCCGCATGAAAGCAAATGCGCAGGGCGTAGATGTGGACAAACTGTTCACGGCATTTGCCGATTTCGGACAAAGCTCGCTTACCGCGAAAAATATAGACGGCTCATTCTCTGCAAACGTTGATGTACAGGGAAATCTTACGCAACAGGCAGACCTCGTAAAAAATTCTCTGAACGGAAAAATTTCTTTTGTATTGACGGATGGACATCTTATCAATTACAAACCTTTGCTATCTGTCCAGAAATATGTTTTTAAAAAACGCGACCTTGCCAATGTTGCTTTTAAAACCATTCGGAATAATTTTTCCATCAGCGACGGAAAGATTACAATACCGCCGATGACGATTGCCTCGAACGTGATTGAGCTGAATCTACAAGGTGTATATGCCATAGACAAAGGAACTGATATTGGAATCGATGTGCCGTTGCGCGACCCGCAAAAGGCAGAAGAAAGAAGAGCACAAGGGAAAAAAGTACGCAAAGGAATTGTTGTTCATCTGCGTGCGCGTGACGATGTTTCGGGCAAAGTAAGACTTGTGTGGGACCCTTTTCACAAAGCGCCGCAAAAGGAAGATATGAATAATGATTAA
- the uxaC gene encoding glucuronate isomerase — MKTFLEKDFLLYSEEAKILYHEVAAKAPIIDYHNHLPPELIAKDYQFKNITEVWLGGDHYKWRAMRANGVDESYITGNKPDEEKFFQWAKTVPYTMRNPLYHWTHLELQRYFDIHDLLNERSARKVYETTSSSLQTKEYSVRNLLRKMNVAVICTTDDPCDSLEFHIQIKNDGFEIPVLPAFRPDAAMNAGNTRLLNDYVARLEKVTNTSVTGFKEYLAALKSRHDFFASVGCKVSDHGLEHLYAEDYTDTEIETIFDKIRIGKSISAEENAKFKSAMLVHFAEWDYEKNWVQQYHLGALRNNNIRLQELAGADVGADSIGDYSQGKSLSKFLGSLDARGVLTKTILYNLNPSDNELFATMAGNFNDGTVPGKIQYGAAWWFLDQKDGMEKQIATLSNMGLLSRFVGMLTDSRSFLSFPRHEYFRRILCNMFGDDIVNGELPNDMEWIKKIVGDICFNNAKSYFGWENII; from the coding sequence ATGAAAACGTTTTTAGAAAAAGATTTTTTACTCTACAGCGAAGAAGCGAAAATATTGTATCATGAAGTTGCAGCAAAAGCGCCTATTATAGATTATCACAATCATTTACCGCCGGAACTGATTGCAAAAGATTATCAATTCAAAAACATTACGGAAGTGTGGCTTGGCGGCGACCATTACAAATGGCGTGCGATGCGAGCAAATGGCGTTGATGAAAGTTATATTACCGGCAACAAGCCTGATGAAGAAAAATTTTTTCAATGGGCAAAAACAGTTCCTTATACTATGCGCAATCCGCTGTATCATTGGACACACCTGGAGTTGCAGCGCTATTTTGATATACATGATTTATTAAATGAGCGTTCTGCACGAAAGGTTTATGAAACCACGTCTTCGTCATTACAAACAAAAGAATATTCCGTTCGTAATTTGCTCCGCAAGATGAATGTTGCAGTAATTTGCACGACAGATGACCCGTGCGACAGCCTCGAATTTCATATACAAATAAAGAATGATGGCTTTGAAATTCCCGTATTGCCTGCGTTTCGTCCCGATGCAGCAATGAACGCAGGCAATACAAGGTTGCTCAACGATTATGTGGCACGGTTGGAAAAAGTTACAAATACGTCTGTTACAGGCTTCAAGGAATATCTTGCAGCTTTGAAATCACGCCACGATTTTTTTGCTTCCGTTGGGTGCAAAGTTTCAGATCATGGTTTGGAACATTTATACGCCGAGGATTATACTGATACAGAAATTGAAACCATTTTTGATAAAATAAGAATCGGGAAATCCATTTCTGCGGAAGAAAATGCGAAATTCAAATCTGCAATGCTCGTCCATTTTGCCGAATGGGATTACGAAAAAAACTGGGTGCAGCAATATCATCTCGGTGCGCTGCGCAACAATAATATTCGCTTGCAAGAATTAGCCGGAGCAGATGTCGGTGCCGATTCCATAGGCGATTATTCGCAAGGTAAATCATTATCCAAATTTCTCGGAAGTCTGGACGCACGCGGCGTTTTGACAAAAACTATTTTGTACAATCTCAATCCTTCGGACAATGAATTGTTTGCTACAATGGCAGGAAATTTTAACGATGGAACTGTGCCGGGGAAAATTCAATATGGTGCTGCATGGTGGTTTCTCGACCAAAAAGACGGCATGGAAAAACAAATCGCCACATTGTCAAATATGGGTTTATTAAGTCGCTTTGTTGGTATGCTTACCGATTCGCGCAGCTTCCTGTCTTTCCCGCGCCACGAGTATTTCAGAAGAATTTTGTGTAATATGTTTGGCGATGACATTGTGAACGGCGAATTGCCGAACGATATGGAATGGATTAAAAAAATAGTAGGCGATATTTGTTTTAATAACGCGAAAAGTTATTTCGGCTGGGAAAATATTATCTAA